Proteins encoded in a region of the Pelmatolapia mariae isolate MD_Pm_ZW linkage group LG16_19, Pm_UMD_F_2, whole genome shotgun sequence genome:
- the iqcc gene encoding IQ domain-containing protein C — MERSKWEKRIVNLQACARGYLVRKEVCKAREDFEDIVKEIDGRLTHLKWTDTLISIPQFIDTGSLRAAPSSPATKPLDPETDVSATPQIPAPSPENRDHYCALLEKTEAERDDSQTCLPSSSSIRGEGEGQRQSGVVASTAGSSSVWSSVELDMNYAQSHKGSRQYCLTQEVPRTPEALRFHRNTLTMELLWLQQAIDSRKKYLSLKDKLSAS, encoded by the exons ATGGAGAGAAGCAAATGGGAGAAAAGAATCGTAAATTTACAG GCATGTGCGCGTGGATATCTGGTGAGGAAAGAAGTCTGCAAAGCACGCGAAGACTTTGAAGACATCGTGAAGGAGATTGACGGGCGCCTGACGCATTTAAAGTGGACGGACACGCTCATCTCCATTCCCCAGTTCATAGACACG gGCAGCCTACGTGCAGCACCCAGCAGCCCTGCCACTAAGCCTCTAGATCCAGAGACAGATGTCAGTGCTACTCCCCAGATCCCTGCACCCTCACCAGAGAACAGAGATCATTACTGTGCCCTGCTAGAGAAAACAGAAGCAGAGAGAGATGATTCACAGACCTGTTTACCCAGCAGCAGCTCTATTAGAGGGGAAGGAGAGGGCCAAAGACAAAGCGGTGTGGTGGCGAGCACAGCAGGGTCGTCATCTGTCTGGAGCAGTGTTGAGTTAGATATGAACTATGCTCAGTCTCATAAAG GTTCTCGTCAGTACTGCTTGACTCAGGAGGTGCCCCGTACCCCAGAGGCCCTGCGTTTCCATAGAAACACCCTGACCATGGAGCTGCTCTGGCTTCAGCAGGCCATTGACAGCAGGAAAAAG TACTTGTCGCTGAAGGATAAACTTAGCGCGTCCTGA